In one window of Leptospira sp. GIMC2001 DNA:
- a CDS encoding ATP-dependent helicase, which yields MDFTVGLNEEQRKAVLQTEGPVLILAGAGSGKTRVITHRIAHLVDNLEKQPESICAVTFTNKAAGEMRERVNSLLPNGIGERVMIRTFHSLCLFILRRDAKKLGFLSGFTVYDTSLQESLIKEVMKELKIDPKQLKPSTVANTISRSKDAMISSNKYLDEYETDFFTEKVDAIYREYEKRKENRQALDFGDLIYRTVKLFRDQPSVLNYYVNRWKYLMVDEYQDTNKAQYELVKLLAGPNNNICVVGDDDQSIYSWRGADISNILSFNKDYASSCVIKLEENYRSTPTILGAAAELIRNNKNRTDKTIFTNNMDGEKISLNSFENEMEEAESIILKVINRRKNSKSNLPLREHAVFYRTNAQSRYFEEACRRHAIAYKIFGGFRFFDRKEIKDIIAYLNIIVNPLDSTSLIRIINTPSRGIGDVSIEKLQNISVSEGISLYEVLGSHLQGIKKGTSIKIQDFRKLLDDLQEKYEQKVLPSAIAYELIERSGLREEMENEGTEESISKLENINEFVNSIKDYEAKTEDPNLDEFLNQISLLTSEDDGAQVDDYLTLMTVHNSKGLEFKFVYMAGLEDGTFPHSLSMDSLEGPEEERRLAYVAITRAKEKLDMSYCRNTRKFGYVEPRMVSRFLSEISGDFFDESGEKKQYGVRKPTHKPIPGSMKSDDNKEKGEPGKLREGCIVRHKVYGEGVVFQISGAGDNRKVEVRFGNHIEKKFLLAYTPLEIIN from the coding sequence TTGGATTTTACCGTTGGACTCAATGAGGAACAGAGAAAGGCTGTTCTGCAAACCGAAGGACCAGTTCTCATACTTGCAGGTGCTGGATCTGGCAAAACTCGTGTAATTACTCATAGAATCGCTCATTTAGTTGACAATTTAGAAAAGCAACCTGAATCGATTTGTGCTGTAACCTTTACCAATAAAGCAGCGGGTGAGATGCGAGAGCGTGTTAACTCATTATTGCCAAATGGTATAGGTGAGAGAGTGATGATTCGAACATTTCATTCTTTATGCTTATTTATTCTCAGAAGAGATGCAAAGAAACTGGGATTCCTATCGGGGTTCACTGTCTATGATACGAGCTTACAAGAATCTTTAATCAAAGAAGTGATGAAAGAATTAAAAATTGATCCTAAGCAATTAAAGCCATCAACTGTTGCGAATACAATTTCGAGATCGAAAGATGCGATGATCTCTTCCAACAAATATTTAGATGAATATGAGACGGATTTTTTTACTGAGAAGGTCGATGCAATTTATCGAGAATATGAAAAAAGAAAAGAAAATAGACAAGCTCTCGATTTTGGAGATTTAATTTATCGAACAGTAAAATTATTTCGTGATCAACCGAGTGTGCTGAACTACTATGTCAATCGTTGGAAATATTTGATGGTAGATGAATACCAAGATACCAATAAAGCTCAATATGAATTGGTGAAGTTACTTGCCGGACCAAACAATAATATCTGCGTCGTTGGTGATGATGATCAGTCAATATATTCTTGGCGGGGAGCGGATATAAGCAACATTCTATCGTTCAATAAGGATTATGCGAGTTCTTGCGTTATTAAATTGGAAGAAAATTATCGATCCACACCAACTATACTTGGTGCTGCCGCTGAGTTAATTCGTAATAATAAAAATAGAACTGATAAAACCATTTTCACTAACAACATGGATGGAGAAAAAATTTCTCTCAATTCATTCGAAAATGAAATGGAAGAAGCAGAATCAATTATACTAAAAGTTATCAATCGTAGAAAAAATTCCAAATCCAATCTACCACTGCGCGAGCATGCTGTTTTTTATAGGACAAATGCCCAATCCAGATATTTTGAAGAAGCTTGCCGTAGGCATGCAATCGCATATAAAATATTTGGTGGATTTCGATTTTTTGATCGTAAAGAAATTAAAGATATTATAGCATATTTGAATATAATTGTAAATCCTTTGGATTCAACATCTCTCATTCGAATTATCAATACACCTAGTAGAGGCATCGGGGACGTTTCCATCGAAAAGCTACAGAATATTTCGGTATCCGAAGGAATTTCTCTCTATGAAGTATTAGGATCTCATCTTCAAGGAATCAAGAAAGGAACCTCAATCAAAATTCAAGATTTTCGAAAACTTCTGGATGATCTCCAAGAGAAATACGAACAAAAAGTTCTACCTTCGGCTATCGCTTACGAACTCATTGAACGCTCTGGTCTTCGTGAAGAGATGGAAAATGAAGGCACGGAAGAATCGATCTCGAAACTAGAAAACATCAATGAATTTGTAAACTCAATCAAAGATTATGAAGCCAAAACCGAAGATCCGAATCTTGATGAATTTTTGAATCAGATCAGTTTATTGACGAGTGAAGACGATGGCGCACAAGTCGATGATTACTTAACTTTGATGACAGTTCACAATTCGAAAGGTCTGGAATTTAAGTTCGTTTATATGGCTGGATTAGAAGATGGAACTTTTCCGCATTCTCTCAGCATGGATTCTCTAGAAGGGCCGGAGGAAGAAAGAAGGCTCGCCTATGTTGCGATCACAAGGGCAAAAGAGAAACTCGATATGAGTTATTGTCGGAATACAAGAAAATTTGGATATGTTGAACCAAGAATGGTTTCTCGATTTCTATCCGAAATTTCTGGAGATTTTTTCGATGAATCTGGAGAAAAAAAGCAGTACGGCGTACGAAAACCTACTCACAAACCTATTCCTGGGTCTATGAAATCCGATGATAATAAAGAGAAAGGTGAACCAGGTAAACTGAGAGAAGGTTGCATCGTGAGACATAAAGTCTATGGTGAAGGTGTTGTTTTTCAGATTTCTGGTGCTGGTGATAATAGAAAAGTTGAAGTTCGTTTCGGTAACCATATCGAAAAGAAATTTCTACTTGCTTATACACCTCTCGAAATAATTAATTAA
- a CDS encoding 3'(2'),5'-bisphosphate nucleotidase CysQ family protein — MLEAEAETGFIGVYSAGLAIKKIYETDFEVKMKSADDPVTKADMDAHYAIHDAIQNSFPGNILLSEEVLPTWKDRQSAQRVWILDPLDGTRDFVERNPEFAVSLGLVDSKGLILGFVYNPVTGEFSYGDKFGRMVQMDILDANFQSAKLEFLDKLNLSLKSNERKESAKNLDQVIHNTELYQDLLEKEITIFVSRKELAEKLFDNLKLSSNFKIIGKGSIAYKLSLLSRSECDLVISLKPKNEWDICGGLAIIEANGFDYLEIKTKSKQVFNQEDTRSYGLIAGRSDLVKAFWNRYEKILIESLRDWN; from the coding sequence GTGTTAGAAGCGGAAGCAGAAACAGGCTTTATTGGAGTCTATAGCGCAGGACTCGCGATCAAAAAAATCTATGAAACAGATTTCGAAGTGAAAATGAAATCTGCAGATGATCCAGTTACTAAAGCGGACATGGATGCCCACTATGCAATTCATGATGCTATTCAAAATTCATTTCCTGGAAATATATTACTTTCCGAAGAAGTCCTACCAACTTGGAAAGATAGACAATCCGCCCAACGAGTTTGGATACTCGATCCACTGGATGGGACAAGAGATTTTGTAGAAAGAAATCCTGAATTCGCAGTAAGTCTAGGCTTAGTAGATTCTAAAGGGCTAATATTAGGATTCGTGTATAATCCTGTAACTGGCGAGTTTTCCTATGGTGATAAATTTGGACGTATGGTTCAAATGGATATACTTGATGCAAACTTTCAATCAGCAAAGTTGGAATTTCTAGATAAATTGAATTTGAGTTTGAAATCAAATGAGAGAAAAGAATCTGCCAAAAATCTAGATCAGGTTATTCACAATACAGAGTTATATCAAGATCTTCTGGAAAAAGAAATTACTATTTTTGTATCCAGAAAGGAATTGGCGGAAAAATTATTTGATAACTTGAAATTATCAAGTAATTTTAAAATTATTGGCAAAGGTTCAATAGCATACAAGTTATCTCTTCTTAGTCGATCCGAGTGTGATCTGGTGATTTCTCTAAAACCAAAAAATGAATGGGATATTTGCGGAGGACTTGCTATTATTGAGGCTAATGGATTTGATTATTTGGAGATAAAAACTAAATCAAAACAAGTATTCAATCAAGAGGATACACGAAGCTATGGATTGATTGCGGGAAGATCGGATCTTGTAAAAGCCTTTTGGAATAGATACGAAAAAATATTAATTGAATCACTGCGAGATTGGAATTGA
- a CDS encoding glycosyltransferase family 4 protein translates to MKRIGLDARPLSTPMSGVGRLIHETIKAFPDNQNYHFILFSHNPIHESHKEILKLPNIEWRQGQGILSKKGGTFYNIQLPFMIRKENLSLFWGSQQVLPPAIPNKIPCVLTYCDLVLYLYPETMRPLARFQQRLFQKYSVNRSAHILNISESTRRDLIAKFNYPESQTSVAYPGIDPKSINQFLKSKITNRIRDLGDNYILSVSTMEPRKNYPFLLKVFTEIRRKNKNIKWVIAGKRGWESQEFYDELDMQIQEFKDIIVLEGLNDPELHHLYKNCKLFWMASHYEGFGIPLLEALFHKKFCVASDIPTFREIGKDLIVYLSTSKDHSIKDWLDQTNEAIKKNKKVNFPFKEFLWSVGAQKTLEAFEKQWK, encoded by the coding sequence TTGAAAAGAATTGGTTTAGATGCAAGACCCTTATCTACACCAATGAGTGGGGTTGGAAGACTTATTCATGAAACTATAAAAGCATTCCCAGATAATCAGAATTATCATTTTATATTATTCTCACATAATCCCATTCATGAATCTCATAAGGAAATATTAAAATTACCGAATATTGAATGGCGACAAGGTCAAGGTATTCTGAGTAAAAAAGGTGGAACATTTTATAATATCCAACTTCCATTTATGATTAGAAAAGAAAATTTAAGTCTTTTCTGGGGTTCACAGCAGGTTCTTCCGCCTGCAATTCCGAATAAAATTCCCTGTGTTCTAACTTATTGTGATCTGGTTTTGTATTTGTATCCTGAAACAATGAGACCACTAGCACGATTTCAACAGCGCTTATTTCAGAAATACTCTGTCAATAGATCTGCACATATTTTAAATATTTCAGAAAGTACAAGAAGAGATTTGATCGCAAAATTCAATTATCCAGAATCGCAAACATCAGTAGCATATCCTGGAATAGATCCAAAGTCCATTAATCAATTTCTAAAATCAAAAATAACAAATCGTATTCGGGACTTAGGTGACAATTATATTCTATCAGTGTCTACAATGGAACCCAGAAAAAATTATCCGTTTTTATTGAAAGTTTTCACGGAAATCCGACGCAAGAATAAAAATATTAAATGGGTGATCGCCGGGAAACGCGGATGGGAGTCTCAAGAATTCTACGATGAGTTAGATATGCAAATCCAAGAATTCAAAGATATAATTGTATTGGAAGGTCTTAATGATCCAGAACTTCATCATTTGTATAAAAATTGCAAGTTATTCTGGATGGCTTCCCATTACGAAGGATTTGGAATCCCATTACTTGAAGCACTATTCCATAAAAAATTCTGTGTAGCTTCCGACATTCCCACTTTTCGAGAAATCGGGAAGGATCTAATTGTATATTTATCCACTTCAAAAGATCATTCAATAAAAGATTGGTTAGATCAAACAAATGAGGCTATCAAAAAAAATAAAAAAGTAAATTTTCCTTTTAAAGAATTTCTATGGTCAGTAGGAGCACAAAAAACCTTAGAAGCTTTTGAAAAACAATGGAAATAA
- a CDS encoding TlpA family protein disulfide reductase, with product MTTKLISILLTASLFLFTSCKVWEEGDAVYKLPNLLFLDWHGNEISIQDFQGKVLIVDVWATWCEPCEKAVPVIEKMKEKSGDELVFLGINTDTNKSPEEIENHAKQLSMSYISLLDPHHVFVDLFKIEGLPALIVFSKNGNLLYRQYGINENDLDGLFARLSAWKTVD from the coding sequence ATGACAACTAAATTGATATCTATTCTGCTTACGGCTTCACTATTTCTCTTCACTTCTTGCAAAGTCTGGGAGGAGGGAGATGCCGTCTATAAACTTCCGAATTTGCTTTTTCTAGATTGGCACGGAAATGAGATTTCCATACAAGATTTCCAAGGCAAAGTTTTAATAGTAGATGTCTGGGCGACCTGGTGCGAGCCCTGTGAGAAAGCAGTTCCCGTTATAGAAAAGATGAAAGAGAAATCGGGAGACGAATTGGTTTTCTTAGGGATCAATACCGATACCAATAAAAGTCCTGAAGAAATTGAGAATCACGCTAAGCAATTATCGATGAGCTATATAAGTTTACTGGATCCCCATCATGTTTTCGTTGATTTGTTCAAAATAGAAGGATTGCCCGCGCTTATTGTTTTTTCTAAAAATGGTAATTTGTTATATCGGCAATACGGAATCAACGAAAACGATCTGGATGGCTTATTCGCCAGACTTTCCGCATGGAAAACCGTTGATTGA
- a CDS encoding thiolase family protein: protein MEFKTRDNDRIVLAGGVRTPIGQAGKSYADIPSYELGYLVTEEIFKRTGVPKSVVSGVVAGEIGQSCFAPNVARVISVRANLPLEATAITVQNNCVSGFEAVFDAARRILIGEGDFYLALGMESMSQGALIVTGAKQSPKTSTAEKINANWAEVQALGLKVVDSIDEGLNDPIRQLNMAMTGEVVAQNSQLKKKDLDNYAFNSYRKALEAIQAGKYRPYQVAVDTPDGKLEDDEFIMSKTGMVENPARFEKAGAIFDSKYMSIKEFYDKYGEWIKHPYKEGETEAAVTLFNACPRSDGAGAIFVTTEKKAKELGLPVQAVLSGWGMHGVDPAVMGIGMAGALNQAVKNTGSKFEEVDYFEIHEAFAATAMGTMKEVKESYGFDLVKANEDGKVNPHGGTLALGHPLGATGIRVLLNMIMNFDNFKDAKKQIGVICAGGGVAGSAILERP, encoded by the coding sequence ATGGAATTTAAAACCAGAGACAATGACAGAATTGTTCTGGCAGGTGGTGTTCGCACCCCTATCGGTCAAGCCGGCAAATCATACGCAGATATACCTTCCTATGAACTAGGATACCTCGTAACTGAAGAAATATTCAAAAGAACTGGTGTTCCGAAATCCGTGGTGAGCGGTGTAGTTGCCGGAGAAATCGGGCAGTCTTGTTTTGCACCCAACGTTGCACGGGTAATTTCCGTCAGAGCGAACTTGCCATTAGAAGCAACCGCAATCACTGTTCAGAACAATTGCGTTTCTGGATTTGAAGCGGTTTTTGATGCAGCAAGAAGAATTCTAATCGGTGAAGGTGATTTCTATCTAGCTTTAGGAATGGAATCCATGTCACAAGGTGCTCTCATTGTAACAGGCGCTAAACAGAGCCCAAAGACATCAACTGCAGAAAAGATCAATGCAAACTGGGCAGAAGTGCAAGCTCTCGGACTCAAAGTTGTAGATTCAATCGACGAAGGATTAAATGATCCAATTCGCCAATTGAATATGGCAATGACAGGAGAGGTAGTTGCTCAAAATTCCCAACTCAAGAAAAAAGACTTAGATAATTATGCATTCAATTCTTATAGAAAAGCTCTAGAAGCTATTCAAGCAGGTAAGTATAGACCTTATCAAGTAGCAGTAGATACTCCAGATGGTAAATTAGAAGACGATGAATTTATCATGTCTAAAACTGGAATGGTAGAAAACCCAGCTAGATTCGAGAAAGCAGGAGCTATATTCGATTCTAAGTATATGTCCATAAAAGAATTTTATGATAAATATGGCGAATGGATCAAGCACCCTTACAAAGAAGGGGAGACAGAAGCAGCCGTTACACTATTCAATGCGTGCCCAAGATCTGATGGTGCGGGAGCAATCTTTGTAACTACAGAGAAAAAGGCAAAAGAATTGGGACTTCCGGTTCAAGCAGTTCTTTCTGGTTGGGGAATGCATGGAGTAGATCCTGCAGTAATGGGAATCGGTATGGCTGGAGCTCTCAATCAAGCTGTAAAAAATACTGGCTCAAAATTTGAAGAAGTCGACTATTTCGAAATCCATGAAGCATTTGCAGCGACTGCAATGGGAACTATGAAAGAAGTGAAAGAATCCTATGGTTTTGATTTAGTCAAGGCTAATGAAGACGGTAAAGTCAATCCACACGGTGGAACTTTGGCGTTAGGACATCCATTAGGTGCTACTGGAATTCGAGTTCTTCTGAACATGATTATGAATTTTGATAATTTCAAAGATGCAAAAAAACAAATCGGTGTTATCTGTGCAGGCGGCGGTGTCGCAGGTTCTGCTATTTTAGAGAGACCATAA
- a CDS encoding AMP-dependent synthetase/ligase — MPTNLPELFKEASERFGDSPAFCSKNSKKEYESVNYKQLYETGLNLAEALIELGIEARDRVAILADNRLEWIISDYGILMAGAADVPRGTDITDSEIVYILNHSEAKVVFIENDKMLEKFNKNKTQLSLVKTLVMMDSKSQAKDVVLLNDLIEKGKKSRESGSKKAEDRIKGIKPDDVFTLIYTSGTTGLPKGVMLMHSNMIHQTSNILNKRIEIASDEKMLAILPIWHVYERVFEYLAIAAGSSTYYTNVRDLRDDMKKVRPTFMASAPRLWESIYNGIYTRINDPKQTPAIRRGLFKVAYFFSKHFNASKRFLQGNMVDYEGRNFFTSIAIGIYSLIIFFLTAPFLVSMASFAAYAFKLAGDLSELFLIPTVLGLFFNYFTLDKIVLSKIREATGGKLKASVSGGGALQKHVDAFFNDIGINVLEGYGMTETSPVIAVRTFKKLIQGSVGAIVPETELQIRDDQGNVLTHIDADDKIISGSIGKKGVIHVRGPQVMKGYYKNPEATAKAIKDGWMDTGDIGMINYKGTLTLTGRAKDTVVLLGGENVEPVPIENKITESPLVSQVMVIGQDQKNLGAIIIPDFEALGEWCKENGIEEKDKEKLIENPKVLDLYKKEIKSLNSTKTGFKSFEQVTPFFLITKSFEVGDELTNLHKMKRHVIAEKYKDKISKVYAD; from the coding sequence ATGCCAACAAATCTACCAGAATTATTCAAAGAAGCTTCAGAACGATTTGGTGACTCGCCAGCTTTCTGCAGTAAAAATTCAAAAAAAGAATATGAATCAGTCAACTATAAACAGCTTTATGAGACAGGTCTTAACCTAGCAGAAGCTCTTATTGAATTAGGAATTGAAGCAAGAGATAGAGTTGCAATTCTTGCGGACAATAGACTTGAGTGGATCATTTCAGATTATGGAATCTTGATGGCAGGTGCAGCTGATGTACCTCGTGGAACGGATATTACAGATTCAGAAATTGTTTATATACTAAATCATTCCGAAGCGAAAGTGGTTTTCATTGAGAATGATAAAATGCTTGAAAAGTTCAACAAGAATAAGACTCAACTAAGCTTAGTAAAAACTCTTGTTATGATGGATTCAAAGTCCCAAGCAAAGGACGTAGTTCTTCTCAATGATTTGATTGAAAAAGGTAAAAAGTCTAGAGAATCTGGATCGAAAAAAGCAGAGGATCGCATAAAGGGCATTAAGCCTGATGACGTTTTTACATTAATCTATACTTCAGGAACTACTGGATTGCCAAAAGGCGTTATGCTAATGCATTCTAATATGATCCACCAAACTTCCAATATTCTAAACAAAAGAATAGAAATTGCATCGGATGAAAAAATGTTAGCCATTCTTCCGATTTGGCATGTTTATGAGAGAGTATTTGAGTATCTTGCTATTGCTGCAGGATCATCAACATACTACACCAACGTCCGTGACCTAAGAGATGACATGAAGAAGGTGAGACCTACTTTTATGGCTTCAGCTCCAAGACTTTGGGAGAGTATTTACAATGGAATCTACACAAGAATCAATGATCCTAAGCAGACTCCAGCAATCAGAAGGGGATTATTTAAAGTAGCTTATTTTTTCTCTAAGCATTTTAATGCGTCAAAAAGATTTCTCCAAGGCAATATGGTTGATTATGAAGGAAGAAATTTTTTCACATCTATTGCTATTGGAATATATTCGTTAATCATTTTCTTCTTAACAGCACCATTTTTGGTTTCCATGGCTTCTTTTGCAGCATACGCATTTAAGTTAGCTGGAGATTTGAGTGAACTATTTCTGATTCCAACAGTTTTGGGTTTATTCTTCAACTACTTCACTCTAGATAAAATTGTTTTATCGAAGATTCGCGAAGCGACCGGTGGTAAGCTTAAAGCATCTGTATCTGGAGGAGGGGCACTTCAAAAACATGTTGATGCTTTCTTTAACGATATTGGAATCAATGTTCTTGAAGGATATGGAATGACAGAGACTAGTCCTGTGATTGCAGTCAGAACTTTTAAAAAATTGATCCAGGGCTCAGTTGGAGCAATTGTTCCAGAAACAGAATTGCAAATCCGCGATGATCAAGGAAATGTTTTAACACATATAGATGCTGATGACAAGATCATTTCTGGGTCGATTGGTAAGAAAGGTGTTATTCATGTTCGCGGGCCACAAGTTATGAAGGGATACTATAAGAACCCCGAAGCGACTGCGAAAGCTATCAAAGATGGCTGGATGGATACAGGCGACATCGGAATGATCAATTACAAGGGAACTCTGACTTTGACCGGTCGTGCAAAAGACACCGTTGTATTGCTTGGAGGAGAAAATGTTGAGCCTGTTCCAATCGAAAACAAAATCACAGAGTCTCCACTAGTCAGTCAAGTGATGGTGATTGGACAAGATCAGAAAAATCTTGGTGCTATCATTATTCCTGATTTCGAAGCATTGGGAGAATGGTGCAAAGAGAATGGCATTGAAGAAAAGGATAAAGAGAAACTAATCGAAAACCCAAAAGTTTTAGATTTATACAAAAAAGAAATCAAGAGCCTAAATAGCACTAAAACTGGTTTTAAATCTTTTGAACAAGTGACTCCATTTTTTCTAATCACAAAGTCTTTCGAAGTTGGTGATGAGCTAACCAATCTACACAAAATGAAGAGACATGTGATCGCAGAGAAGTATAAGGACAAAATTAGCAAAGTATACGCTGATTGA
- a CDS encoding LON peptidase substrate-binding domain-containing protein — MTPSTIAIFPLPDVILFPGTFLPLHIFEPRYRSMISYCSESGNDIAIAAFKIGIDWRKSKNPDIEEIFGWGKIVQRNDLPDGRSNILVEGKGIVKLQNYREFEPFRIGNVFEYPYYKDFADENENKEQILEILHLTKRILLADGAPEDFLIKINHLMNHPHPFDFVSSILNFPINLKQELLEIQSEVKKARILKGIIENINLRE, encoded by the coding sequence GTGACTCCGTCTACGATAGCAATTTTTCCCTTACCTGATGTAATTCTATTTCCAGGTACCTTTTTACCTTTACATATTTTTGAACCGAGATATAGATCCATGATTTCCTATTGTTCGGAATCCGGAAATGATATTGCTATCGCAGCTTTCAAAATTGGAATTGATTGGAGAAAAAGTAAAAATCCAGACATAGAAGAAATCTTCGGTTGGGGTAAAATTGTCCAACGAAATGACCTGCCCGATGGAAGATCGAATATTCTGGTCGAAGGAAAAGGAATTGTTAAACTTCAAAACTATCGAGAGTTCGAACCTTTTCGAATTGGAAATGTTTTTGAGTATCCTTATTATAAAGATTTTGCAGATGAGAATGAAAATAAAGAACAGATTCTCGAAATATTGCACCTAACGAAAAGAATTCTACTGGCAGATGGTGCGCCTGAAGATTTTCTAATCAAAATCAATCATCTGATGAATCATCCTCACCCTTTTGATTTTGTATCATCAATTCTCAATTTTCCCATAAATCTAAAACAAGAATTATTGGAAATTCAAAGCGAAGTAAAGAAAGCAAGGATTCTAAAAGGTATAATCGAAAATATCAACCTACGAGAGTGA
- the rfaE1 gene encoding D-glycero-beta-D-manno-heptose-7-phosphate kinase: MNREKFETATEHLKTTKILVVGDFILDEYLFGQVSRISPEAPVPVVWVRNEQTTLGGAGNVVKNLHCLGNPIALIGRCGVDEKGKLLIRLLEEESVHTNDIILSRSESIPTILKTRILAGHQQVCRVDREEVVALTTQEENYLFEQFCTKISECSAVILSDYDKGLLSGEFISKLVDECTKQNKIVTVDPQVSHFFRYQNVSILTPNHHEAGKALGRSLETTKDVEEACLDIYKKINPKAVMITRGEKGMTIFQAHDQSIHHIQTVAREVFDVTGAGDTVISVYTAFHAAGLNPVEASIVANAAAGVVVAKLGAATASIDEIRTKLQELSVWDE; this comes from the coding sequence ATGAATAGAGAAAAATTTGAAACGGCAACTGAACACTTAAAAACTACCAAAATTCTTGTAGTTGGGGATTTTATTTTAGATGAATATTTATTTGGTCAAGTAAGCCGAATATCTCCAGAAGCTCCCGTTCCCGTTGTCTGGGTACGAAATGAACAGACTACTCTCGGTGGAGCAGGAAATGTTGTTAAAAATCTTCATTGCTTAGGAAATCCGATAGCTTTAATAGGAAGATGTGGTGTGGACGAGAAAGGAAAATTATTGATTCGTCTTCTTGAAGAGGAGTCTGTTCATACCAATGATATTATACTATCAAGATCGGAGTCTATACCAACCATTCTTAAAACTCGCATTCTCGCTGGACATCAACAAGTATGTAGAGTCGATCGAGAAGAAGTGGTCGCGTTAACTACACAAGAAGAAAATTATCTATTCGAACAATTTTGCACCAAGATTAGCGAATGTTCAGCAGTCATTTTATCCGATTATGATAAAGGTTTATTGTCTGGCGAATTTATTTCCAAGCTTGTAGATGAATGCACGAAGCAGAATAAAATTGTAACTGTTGATCCGCAAGTTAGCCACTTCTTTCGATACCAAAATGTTTCTATCCTTACGCCGAATCATCATGAAGCAGGTAAAGCTCTCGGTAGATCCCTTGAAACAACTAAAGATGTAGAAGAAGCATGTCTTGATATATACAAAAAAATCAATCCAAAAGCAGTGATGATCACAAGGGGTGAGAAAGGAATGACGATCTTTCAAGCCCATGATCAATCCATTCATCATATTCAAACAGTCGCAAGAGAAGTCTTCGATGTAACGGGCGCAGGCGATACTGTAATTTCTGTTTATACTGCCTTTCATGCTGCTGGATTGAATCCAGTCGAAGCAAGTATTGTTGCTAATGCCGCTGCCGGAGTAGTGGTTGCAAAACTTGGTGCAGCAACAGCTTCCATTGATGAGATCAGAACAAAACTGCAAGAGTTGAGTGTGTGGGATGAATGA
- the rfaE2 gene encoding D-glycero-beta-D-manno-heptose 1-phosphate adenylyltransferase — protein sequence MNELPITEGISSLNKKIIAWNQIEETKEDLANKKIVFTNGCFDIIHRGHVEYLNRAKNLGDVLWLGLNSDASVSKLKGSNRPINEQFDRAIVLAGLSCIDFITIFPEETPIELLKKIKPDIHTKGGDYNPETLPETQIVRSFGGIVKILPFVEGKSTTNTLKKLERTLGH from the coding sequence ATGAATGAATTGCCGATAACAGAAGGAATTTCAAGCTTAAACAAGAAAATTATTGCTTGGAATCAAATTGAAGAAACGAAAGAAGACTTGGCAAATAAAAAAATCGTCTTTACAAATGGATGTTTTGATATAATCCATCGGGGTCATGTTGAATACTTGAATCGAGCGAAAAATCTAGGCGATGTACTTTGGCTTGGTTTGAATTCTGATGCATCTGTATCCAAGCTAAAGGGTTCAAACCGTCCGATAAATGAACAGTTTGACCGAGCTATTGTGCTTGCTGGACTTAGCTGTATTGATTTCATAACGATTTTTCCTGAAGAAACACCTATTGAATTGCTCAAAAAAATTAAACCGGATATTCATACCAAGGGTGGAGATTATAATCCAGAAACTTTACCCGAAACCCAGATTGTTCGCTCATTTGGAGGAATTGTCAAAATTTTGCCATTTGTCGAAGGTAAATCTACTACGAATACTTTAAAAAAACTGGAAAGAACCCTCGGTCATTAG